One window of Quercus robur chromosome 5, dhQueRobu3.1, whole genome shotgun sequence genomic DNA carries:
- the LOC126727267 gene encoding cysteine-rich receptor-like protein kinase 44 has protein sequence MMSTSRLPLFFYAILLVPLVSHSLVLQRDPYVLHDCSTSGNVSSNSTFRANLNTLISNFSSNTQINYGFYSFSAGEGTNKVYATGFCRADLTTTDCSTCVNNSARELLKLCPNEKEGIMWYMNCTVRYSNNSILGVIEFTPTQALVAGLVSNLTESNEVLKTLFYDLRVGASAGGDFGKVAVGNANYKSQNSMIYGLMQCSPDLSEIDCSNCLVRAQSYFQDCCSKYAGVRILAPSCNLRIETEQFYGSTLVESLPSLSPPPAPAKSISPPPLVQNTNTYSSYLIFTGKGSNSSKTIITIVVVIIFVVIITCICICICISLRVRKQRKKAKSKLKFVDEISSTESLHFHFPTIRVATDNFSDANKIGQGGFGVVYKGRLSNGQEIAVKRLSPGSGQGDLEFKNEILLVAKLQHRNLVKLRGFCLEGCERLLIYEFVPNGSLDQVIFDPTKRAYLDWQTRYKIIEGIARGLLYLHEDSRLRIIHRDLKTSNILLDDEMNPKIADFGLARLVILDQTHINTNRIVGTYGYMAPEYAYHGHFSVKSDVFSFGVLVLEMICGQKNSYFRNEENGEDLLTYAWTNWRNMTASNIIDPILGVGSTIEIIRCIHIGLLCVQENAADRLTMASVVLMLNSNSITLSVPSRPAFFIHSNVEPDSQSDQSILLASTNDASITALHPR, from the exons ATGATGAGCACTTCAAGATTACCACTTTTCTTTTATGCCATTCTACTCGTTCCCCTTGTAAGTCACAGCTTAGTATTGCAGCGAGATCCCTACGTTCTCCATGATTGTTCAACTAGTGGTAATGTGAGCAGTAACAGTACCTTCAGAGCGAACCTCAACACCCTCATCTCCAACTTCTCTTCCAACACCCAAATCAATTATGGGTTCTACAGTTTCTCCGCCGGAGAGGGCACCAACAAAGTTTACGCCACTGGGTTTTGTAGAGCTGACCTTACAACAACTGATTGCAGTACCTGTGTCAACAATTCAGCTCGCGAGCTCTTAAAGTTGTGTCCAAACGAGAAAGAGGGCATCATGTGGTACATGAATTGTACAGTTCGATACTCAAACAACTCAATATTAGGTGTTATTGAATTTACACCTACTCAAGCTCTTGTAGCTGGTCTTGTCTCGAACTTGACTGAGTCCAACGAGGTGTTAAAAACCTTATTTTATGACCTGAGAGTTGGAGCTTCAGCTGGAGGTGATTTTGGCAAGGTTGCAGTTGGAAATGCGAACTATAAAAGTCAAAACTCTATGATCTACGGGCTTATGCAATGTAGTCCTGATTTGTCAGAGATAGATTGTAGCAATTGCTTAGTTCGCGCTCAAAGCTATTTTCAAGATTGCTGTAGTAAATATGCTGGAGTGAGAATTCTTGCACCCAGCTGCAACTTAAGAATAGAGACTGAACAATTCTATGGCAGCACTCTTGTTGAATCGCTGCCATCATTATCTCCTCCTCCTGCGCCTGCAAAATCAATATCTCCTCCTCCTCTTGT TCAAAACACAAACACTTACAGCTC ATATCTGATTTTTACAGGAAAGGGGAGTAACTCATCTAAAACTATCATCACCATAGTTGTGGTGATCATTTTCGTTGTAATAATCACCTGCATCTGCATCTGCATCTGCATCTCTTTAAGAGTGAGGAAGCAAAGAAAGAAAGCTAAAAGTAAGTTGAAATTTG TGGATGAAATTAGCAGTACTGAATCCTTGCATTTCCATTTTCCAACAATTAGAGTTGCTACAGATAACTTTTCTGATGCAAATAAAATTGGTCAAGGCGGATTTGGTGTTGTTTATAAG GGTAGGCTTTCCAATGGACAAGAAATAGCTGTCAAAAGGCTATCCCCGGGTTCTGGACAAGgtgatttagaatttaagaaTGAGATATTGTTAGTTGCTAAGCTTCAACATCGGAATTTAGTTAAGCTACGAGGTTTCTGCTTGGAAGGATGTGAAAGGCTTCTGATTTATGAGTTTGTGCCAAATGGAAGCCTCGATCAAGTTATATTTG ATCCCACAAAACGTGCATATTTGGATTGGCAAACGCGTTACAAAATCATAGAAGGCATTGCTCGAGGTCTTCTTTATCTTCATGAAGATTCTCGACTTCGCATCATTCATCGTGATCTTAAAACTAGTAACATACTGCTAGATGATGAGATGAATCCCAAAATTGCAGATTTCGGCCTGGCAAGATTGGTTATACTGGATCAAACCCATATCAATACAAATAGAATCGTCGGAACGTA TGGGTATATGGCTCCAGAGTATGCATACCATGGACACTTCTCAGTAAAGTCTGATGTCTTTAGTTTTGGCGTGTTAGTTCTTGAAATGATATGCGGACAAAAAAACAGTTACTTCCGTAACGAAGAAAATGGGGAGGATCTTCTTACTTAT GCATGGACAAATTGGAGGAACATGACAGCTTCAAACATTATAGACCCCATATTAGGGGTTGGTTCAACAATCGAAATAATCCGGTGCATTCACATTGGATTATTATGTGTTCAAGAAAATGCTGCTGATAGACTAACCATGGCTTCAGTTGTTCTAATGCTTAATAGCAACTCTATCACCTTATCAGTACCTTCACGACCTGCATTTTTTATACACAGCAACGTTGAACCAGACTCGCAGTCAGATCAATCTATTCTGCTAGCCTCAACAAATGATGCTTCAATTACTGCATTACATCCTCGCTAA